In Gemmatimonas sp. UBA7669, the DNA window TCACGCTGGTCGTGGGCGGCGTCTGGGCCTTCCAGGGCCGCGGCATCGTGGGCCCGCTCGACGCACACCCCTACATGCTCACCGTGCCCATTCTCTGGGCCACGCTGCGCTTCGATCAGTTGGGCACGCTCTGGAGCGTGCTGGTGACGGGCATCGTGGGCGTGGGTTTGCTCATGGCCGATTTGCCGCTGCTCTCACTCGGAGGACAGTCCAACACCGACGCGCTGATTCTCCTTCAGGTCTTTCTGGGGGTCGTGGCCATCTCCAGTCTGGTGCTGGCCACCGCACTGCGTGCGCAGCAGGACGCCACCGTGGCCAACGCCCGCATGATTGCGGCACTCACCGAAAGTGAGCAGCGACTCAGGCAGAGCCAGAAGATGGACGCCATCGGGCAACTGGCCGGCGGCGTGGCGCACGACTTCAACAACGTGCTCGCCGCCATCCTCATGCAGCTCGGCGAAATTCGTCTCGTGAAGGACCTGCCTCGCATGGCGGCCGAGCTGTTGAGCGATGTCGAACAGGCCGCCCAACGCGCAGCCCGGCTCACGCGGCAACTGCTGGTATTCAGTCGACAGCAGGCCATGCAGTCCCGCGTGCTGGACCTCAATCAACTCGTGCGCAATCACACGCGCCTGCTGCGCCGCGTGGTACCGTCCACACACGAGCTGTCGGTGCAGCTCAACCCGGCGCCACTCATCGTGGCTGCCGATGCCGGCATGATCGAGCAGGTGATGCTCAACCTCGTGCTCAATGCACGCGACGCGCAGCGCGAGGGGGGCAAGATTCTGGTCATCACCTCGCCGCGCACCGTGCTGCCAGGTGCGCCAGGTGACCTCCCACCGGGCGAGTACGCCGTCATAACCGTGAGCGACAGCGGCATTGGCATTCCGCCACAGAACATTCCGCGTCTCTTCGAACCGTTCTTCACCACCAAGCCGCCGGGGCAGGGCACGGGACTCGGTCTCGCCACCGCCTACGGCATCGTGCAACAGCATGGCGGGACGATCGGGGTGGACTCGCGGCCTGGACACGGCACGACCATGGAAATCTGGCTGCCCACCACCCAGGCACCGGTGGCGGAGGACGCGGATTCCATTGATGGCCCGCTCGACGCCGACTCCGGCGAACACGCCTCACCGCTGACCATCCTGGTGGTGGAAGACGAGCCCACCGTGCGTCGGCTCATGGCCCGGGTGCTCGAGCGCGACGGGTTCCGGGTACGCACCGCGGTCAGCGGCCGCGACGCGCTCGACCACTGGGGCGACTATGCCGGCGTGGTGGACCTGGTCCTCACCGATGTGGTCATGCCCGGCGGGGTCAGCGGGACCCAACTCGGCCGGGAACTCCGGAACCGGCACCCCGACCTGCCCGTCGTGTACACCAGCGGGTACGACCCGGATTACGACCCATCCGACGTGACCATGGTGCCGGGGGAGAATTTCGTCCCCAAGCCGGCCACGGCGGACCAGTTGCTGGCAGTCATCCGCCGGCAACTGGTCGGACCGGGACGCGCGTGACAGATTCATCCAGCTGTTCTTCTTTTCATCCCCAGCAGCCGAGTGCCGACATGTTCCGTAAACTCCTCGCTTCCGCCGTCCTCGTGGGCGTCGCCGCCAGCGTGGCGGCTGCGTCCGCCTTCGCCGATTTCTCCGGCAAGTGGGCCCTCAACATCGGCACGCCCGACCAGGCTCGCACCGCCATGCTCACCCTTGAGCAGAAGGGCGATTCCGTAAGCGGCACCACGGAATCCGAACTCGGCGTCGCGCCGGTCAAGGGTGTGGTGAAGGGCGACTCGCTGTTCTTCGGCTTCGCGCTCGACATGGGTGGCCAGCAGATCGTCATCAACGGCTCGGCGGCCCTCAAGGACAAGGACAACATCGATGGGGCGCTCGACGTGTCGGGCATGGGCGGCTTCCCGTTCACCGGCGCCCGTCAGAAGTAGTCTCGAGGGCGCGCCAGCGCTCGACGAGTTGCACGAAGGCGGCGCGGTAGCCGCCGACATCGTCTCCCAGTGCCGCGCGGGCCTGCTCCAGGACTCGCGCGGCACTGCTGTTTCCGCGATGCTCGCTCTCACGCAGCAGCATGCCGAATGACGCCACGGCGGCCGCGAATCGCAGGTCGCTGCTCGCTCGTGAGCCGCGATTGTTCGCTGCTTGCGGCACGGCAGCTTCCAGCAAACGACTCGCGCTTTCACCGGGCTGCTTGTAGCGCAGCTTGACGTACGCGAGTTCGCGGCCCGTGGCTTGACGCGCGTTGGACGACAACGGTTCGGTGACGGGTGTGTAGCGCAGGCTGTCGCGGTTTCGCACTGTCACCGTACCCGTCACGCCCACCGGCACCACTTCGTACAGGGCCGTGACCTGATGGCCGGCGCCCACGTCGCCGGCATCCTTGCGATCGTCGGTAAAGTCCTCGTCGCGCAGCAGACGGTTCTCGTAGCCGATGAGCCGATAGGCCTGCACCACGGCGGGGTTGAACTCCACCTGCAGCTTCACGTCGTTGGCCACAGTGCGCAACGTGGCGCCCATCTCTTCCACCAGCACCTTGCGCGCCTCGTCGAGCTGGTCGATGTAGGCGTAGTTGCCGTTGCCCACCTTGGCCAGCTTTTCCATCTTGGACGCCTGCACGTTGCCGGTGCCGAAGCCCAGTACGGTCAGATAGGTGCCTTCCTGCCGGCGACGCTCGATGAGCCGCTCCAGTTCGGCATCACTGGACACGCCCACGTTGAAGTCGCCATCGGTGGCGAGAATCACCCGGTTGTTGCCGTCGGTGCGAAATGCATCGCGCGCTACATCATAGGCCAGTTGCAGCCCCGCGCCACCGGCTGTGGAGCCGCCTGCTTCGAGTCGGTCGATGGCTTCGAGAATGCTGACCTTCTCGTCACCCGAGGTGCTGGGCAGCACGACGCCCGCACTGCCCGCATAGGTCACCAGCGCCACGCGATCCTGCGGACGCAGCTGATCGACCAGGAGGCGCAGCCCGCGCTTGACCAGCGGCAGCTTGTCCGGTGACATCATCGAGCCCGACACATCGACGAGAAACACGAGGTTGTTGGGCGGCAAGTCCCGCGTGTCGATACGCCGCGCCTGGAGGGCGATGCGCAGCAGCTGGTGCCGCGGCTGCCACGGCGCCGCCATGCTCTCGGTAGTGATGCGCAGTGGGTCGCGCGCCGCGGGCTCCGGTAGTTCATATGTGAAGTAGTTGATCAACTCCTCGATGCGCACCGCATCCTTCGGGGGGCGCTGTCCGTTCAGAATGAAGCGACGCAGGTTGCTGTACGACGCGCGGTCCACATCCACCGAGAACGTCGACAGCGGATTGCTGCGCACGCCGAGGAAGGGGTTGTCCTCGATGCGGTCGTACTGCTCGCGGTTTCCGCCCGCGTCACCCGGGCGCGGGAACGAGCGTGGCTGCTCGTTGGTCTGCAGTGCGCTGCGTGCCACACCGCCGGCCACGCCGCGGCCACTGAAATCCTGCGCGACCGCTGCGTTTGGGTACGTGGCGACGGCCACAGAACCCGTCTGCCTTATTGGAGGTGTCGGCGCGGCCGTCAC includes these proteins:
- a CDS encoding hybrid sensor histidine kinase/response regulator; this encodes MTGASPLLLPTPLAKAPALWLALAFFASHALALSLIRLSGPLAPAWPPVGVAFAAFIILPPSHRALIFVAVAVLDTLSNTLQGFMTFTALAYLAVSLSELWLAERLLRRFAKPTLTFANVGDVLVFVGIITVTSAASAVPASVIAKFSSGADPLNAGVIWWIGDMLGYILVTPLTVLLAFRPATRERGPRSLRLIEMGLMLLTLVVGGVWAFQGRGIVGPLDAHPYMLTVPILWATLRFDQLGTLWSVLVTGIVGVGLLMADLPLLSLGGQSNTDALILLQVFLGVVAISSLVLATALRAQQDATVANARMIAALTESEQRLRQSQKMDAIGQLAGGVAHDFNNVLAAILMQLGEIRLVKDLPRMAAELLSDVEQAAQRAARLTRQLLVFSRQQAMQSRVLDLNQLVRNHTRLLRRVVPSTHELSVQLNPAPLIVAADAGMIEQVMLNLVLNARDAQREGGKILVITSPRTVLPGAPGDLPPGEYAVITVSDSGIGIPPQNIPRLFEPFFTTKPPGQGTGLGLATAYGIVQQHGGTIGVDSRPGHGTTMEIWLPTTQAPVAEDADSIDGPLDADSGEHASPLTILVVEDEPTVRRLMARVLERDGFRVRTAVSGRDALDHWGDYAGVVDLVLTDVVMPGGVSGTQLGRELRNRHPDLPVVYTSGYDPDYDPSDVTMVPGENFVPKPATADQLLAVIRRQLVGPGRA
- a CDS encoding YfbK domain-containing protein yields the protein MSHDMMPDAFDAPDEQLLPAFDAAGHVDEGTVHAWLDGMFAAEDAARVAAHVERCAACADMVAEARGLMAGAARVVGSLDGPLSGPASVRVAEKRDVRIGRWAGWLAAAAVLAVVAWPRGQERQTAEQQTAEQQTATAGTATQPTAIATAPEAIAPEAVGAAASPQGAVAENAKRSAAPAPEAPATAVPIRSAPVVAASEVKASEVTAAAVGRSAEAAAAVGRSAVSLPAGAVSSDLAAVARSLLSVRLSGTVLDGPSQTPVEGVRIQVSYQERAASGTRLRTIGTFSQRNGAFRLELPNALMLSSASILVNRIGYSAWRQNVMLDSTSVSVAINLQRQTMTLAEVNVTAAPTPPIRQTGSVAVATYPNAAVAQDFSGRGVAGGVARSALQTNEQPRSFPRPGDAGGNREQYDRIEDNPFLGVRSNPLSTFSVDVDRASYSNLRRFILNGQRPPKDAVRIEELINYFTYELPEPAARDPLRITTESMAAPWQPRHQLLRIALQARRIDTRDLPPNNLVFLVDVSGSMMSPDKLPLVKRGLRLLVDQLRPQDRVALVTYAGSAGVVLPSTSGDEKVSILEAIDRLEAGGSTAGGAGLQLAYDVARDAFRTDGNNRVILATDGDFNVGVSSDAELERLIERRRQEGTYLTVLGFGTGNVQASKMEKLAKVGNGNYAYIDQLDEARKVLVEEMGATLRTVANDVKLQVEFNPAVVQAYRLIGYENRLLRDEDFTDDRKDAGDVGAGHQVTALYEVVPVGVTGTVTVRNRDSLRYTPVTEPLSSNARQATGRELAYVKLRYKQPGESASRLLEAAVPQAANNRGSRASSDLRFAAAVASFGMLLRESEHRGNSSAARVLEQARAALGDDVGGYRAAFVQLVERWRALETTSDGRR